TTCTCCTTGGAAAATAGAACTAAACAAAATTTATAAATCGTTACCTAAGGAAGTAAATGCACTCGCAGACTCGTTAGTGTATGGAATTTACTTTGTGACAAACTTAGGTTCCACAGGGCTTACTGGAATTGTGCGCGACGAGTTAGGCAAACCCATCGGTGGGATTTTATTTTTAGATTCCGATTTACTAAACGATGGAGGAAATGATTGGGCTTCCAAAAAAGAATCCACAGCCTTTCGGTCTTCCCAGGAACATAATATTAAAATTCATTTGGATGGTACGAACTCGAAAGAAACTGCGATTTGTTTTATCATATTACATGAATTAGGTCATATTTTATCCGTAACAAAAGGACATGCTCCTGATTTTTCGGAAACACATAGAGACTTTCGAAACTATCCTCTCTTTGATGGAATCTGGTGGTCGGAAACCTATTCACCATATGAAGCCACTTTTTTTCCCGAAAGAAACAAAATCAAATTTTACCAAGGATCTCCCACTATCTCTTTATTTCCCGAAGGAAAGTTTCTATATAAAAAACTAACCAACACTGGGTTTGTTTCATTATATGCAGCAACCAATGCGGACGATACTTATGCAGAAGCTTTTGCACAATACGTTCATGTCTTTTTAATGGGTAAAGAATACAAAGTCATCCTAACTTCAAGCGGGAGTTCAGAAACCATATTACAAGATCCCATTCGAAAGGAAGGAGGCAGAAGATTTCGTGAGTTATTTCAAAACATTTTTTACCCTGCAAAACCTTAGGATTCTGCTGGGATTGGTTCTATTTTCCTTTCCGTTACGTTCACAAACACAAACAGAAGTTCCAAAACCTATCATCATTGAAACCAATACAGAAATTGTATCGGACTTTCTATGGCGAGGAAATTCATTTGCAGGAGAAGGACAAAGTCGAAGGAATGGTGCAGCATACCAAAGTTTCACTTATGCTCCCGCCTTACAACCATCCATCAATGTCTGGTCACCCGAAAAAAAATTCCAGTTTTCTCTTTTTGGAAATTTCCAACTAACCAATCGAGACGATAGGGATTCCGACCGCCGACTATTACAATCAAGTCCCGGCGGTGTGGGCCCTTCCTACTTGGGAGAACAAACAAAGTTTTTTGATCCTTATGACCAAGACCCCTGTGTCCGCTCCCTTCACGATCGAATTGCTACTGGCAACGAAGGTTCAGACCCTTGTTTAGGTTACAGCCCCAACCAAGGATTGGGTCCAAAAAAAGAGCCAAACGGAAACAAACGAGCGGATGGAATGTTTTTTTCCATGAGTTATCATTTTGATCCCAGCAAGTTTGGAGATTTTGCTGTTGGGATTTGGTTTTATAATACTTTTCAAAAAACTCCAAACACTCTTTTGAGTCCAGGCACTCAAAAACAAAATTCTTATGCATCAGGAGGACCAAATAACACGTTCAATGCGAACAATCCAGATGCAATCACTAGACTAGTTTGGCATGAATACTTTTTACACTGGAAACTTCCATTTTTAAAAATAGTAAAACCGACCATCTCCTATTACACACAATATTCTACAGAAAACGGAGGACTACTGGCTGGTAAAAATTATCTTTCTCTTAGCGGTTCCTATACTTTTAGAGAAGACCAGTTTTTTCGAATTATGCCTCATTTCAATCTTGGTTATGCCATGGGAAACAATGCAGTGGACAATCGGAACGGAATCCAAGACATCACAACATCAACTTCATTCTTCTTTGGTGATTTTTTTATTAAGTTCGCTCATATCTTTCGACCAGACTTATACCTCTGGGATACAAATAATTATTATGGATATGCAGGGGGAGATCCAAACAAAGCGCATTGGAACCGGAGTTCCGAGGATGGAAAGGTAACCGACCCATCTCGGATTTATGGTGCGTACAATACCTCAATTCTAAATGCTATCGAACAAATCAACACTGGGAATTCCCTAGGTGATTCCATCGCAAAAACTTGGCTAAGAGAAGCTTATACCTTACAAAAAATCCCTTCCCATTTATTTTATGTTAGCTTAGGTTATTCCAAAGTTTTTTAAACCAAGTAAAATCAATTTGGTTTTTTGCATTTTAATATTAGGAAAGACTTGACTTACCTAATGCATTGAATATATTTCCGTCCACCTCTAGGGGAAAACTATGAAATGGATTCATGATTTAAAGATTCGGGTCAAATTACTTTTAGCGTTTATGGTAACCATTCTCTTGATGATAGTGGTTGCTGGTGCCAGTTTCTATTCGGCACGTCAAATTTTAGCTTCACTTCACACTGTGTTTGAAGACCGTGTGGTACCGATTAGCCAAATCAAAGAAGTATCTGACGCTTATCTTATTGGAATTGTCGATTCAGCCAATAAAGTCCGTGCAAAAAAAATTACGATAGAAGAAGCTCTCGAATCCATTCGTGAATCAGAAACGAAAGCTGATGCTGTTTGGAAAGTGTATTTAGGAACCTATCTTGTCCCCGAAGAAAAAGCGATCATTGATCAGATGGAAAAAGAATTTCCTCCACTGAAAGCTGGAGTCAAACAACTTCGCATCATTTTAGAAACTAGAAACGAAGTAGAACTAGAAAAGTTTGTCACAGTCGACATGTATCCTATCTTCGAACCACTTACCCACCACTTGGACGATTTGATCCGAGTGCAATTGAAGGTTGCCAAAGAAGAATACCACAAATCAGAAGCACAATTTAAAAGTTCCTTAGTGATTGTTTCTGGGGTTGTCATTCTTGCTTTTGTTATGGTATTTCTCATCGCCATTTTCTTCTCTGATTCCATTGCAGCTCCAATGAAAAAAATTGTGGAAGTAGCACAAACTGTCTCTATTGGTGATTTGGATGTAGACTTAGATACTAAACATAAAAAATCTGCAAATGCTAAAAATTTAGAAGGAAATGAAATCCAACAACTTTCACAAGCGTTTATGGAGCTTGTCTCTTTTATCAAAGAACGGGCAGAACATTTAGAACGTATTGCAAATTCTGATCTTAGCGCTGATGTCACCCTCAAATCAGAACGTGACCAACTGGGTTTAAGTTTACGACGAATGCTCATCAACTTATCCGATGTTGTGGAAAAGTTATATTTCTCATCACAAGAAGTAGACCTAGGTGCTCAACAACTAGCCGATGCCAGCACTTCCTTATCGGAAGCTGCCAGTGAACAAGCAAGCGCAGTTGAAGAAATTTCGGCTACCCTCACTGAAATCAGCAATAGTTTCTTAGCGAATGCAGAAAATGCAGAAAGGATGACTGAATTTTCAGAATCAACCGCCAAACAAGCTATAGAGGGAAATTCTAAAATGAAAGATTTGGTTTCTGCTATGGGAGAAATCAGCAATTCCTTTGATCAAATTTCCAAAATCAACAAAGTCATAAATGACATTGCTTTCCAGACTAATATCTTAGCACTGAATGCAGCAGTTGAAGCGGCAAGGGCTGGTCAACATGGAAAAGGATTTGCTGTTGTAGCGGAAGAAGTAAGAAACCTTGCACAAAAAAGTGCGAGTGCAGCCGATGAAACAACTCTCTTGATTGAATCTTCTATGAAAAAAGTAAAATCAGGAAATGAAGCCACAGAAAAAACGGCTGAGGTGCTCGGAAAAATCTCAGAAAGTGCCGACAACGTTAGCAGCCTAACCAAAGATCTAGCTCTTTCTATCCACGAACAAAAATCAGCTGTACTCCAAATTACTCAAGGAATAGACCAGGTAACGACTGTTACTTCTACAACGGCAGCTTCCGCAGAAGAAGTTGCCGCATCAAGTGAAACTTTAAAGCGCCAAGTAGAAATTATGCGCTCGATCATCATGGGTTTCAAACTGAAAGAAGACGGTTCTAAATCAACCGCCCTCACTCGAGTAGAAAGACCAAGAATCGTATTGTAGGCAAAAAATGAGCCAACATTTAAAATCATGGGATGTGGATGCAGACGAAGATACCATGAAAGATTTGTATCTTTGTTTTAGTCTCGAAGATAGAGACTATGCATTTGAAGTCCGTCACCTAACAGAAATTTTAGCACTTCCTGCAATCACAACGATACCAGGCACGGCTGCTTTTTTAAAAGGAGTGATCAATATCCGAGGAAAAATCATTCCAGTAATGGATGTTCGTCTGAGATTCGATATGCCATTTAAATCTTATCACGAAAGAACTTGTGTTTTACTGGTTGAATTAGACGGATTACCTCTCGGTTTGATTGTTGATACAGTAAACGATGTATTAAGGATTCCTTCAGAAAACATTGATTTAGCTCCTAAAATCGGCGAATCAAAATCTTCAAGATTTATCTATGCGACAGGGAGAGTGGGAGATACGGTAAAAATCCTTATCAACTTACAAAGATTACTCACAGAAGAAGAAACACATTTAATTAAGGACATTCCCGGAAATTAATCCATGGAAAGAGATGATGTATTAGAATACCTACTAGAAGCACGAGAAACACTTGAAAACATCGAAAAGGATTTACTTCATTTCGAAAAATCAACGTTAGATGGTAGCTTAGTAGACAGAGATCTCCTTGATACCCTGTTCAGACATTTCCATACCATCAAAGGCAGTTCGGGGTTTTTTGGTCTTACTGCTATAGTAAAAATTGCACATTCTGCGGAAAATCTTCTAGACTATTTACGAAAAAATCCAGAGGACCAAGATGAAGATACTTTAGAGTTATTAATTACTGCACTGGATTACCTAAATGAATTAGTAGAACATGAGGAATCCTCTCCATCGGGAGGTGACTTTTTTTCCGAGGAACAAATCCAATTTTTAAACAAATTGAACCAAAAGAATGAGTTTATTCGAGTTCATAGGTTAAATACTCCCGAAGAACCAACTACCACTCAGGTAAGTGTCGAATTTGGTTTGTTTGGTGATGATCCAAAAACTGCAGAACCTAAAGAAGAATTTGGATTGTTTACGAATACACCGAAAGCAGCAGATACAACAGAATTTGGACTTTTTAATAATGCCTCCATTCCCAAGACAAACGAAGAATTCGGATTATTTCATAAACTGGATGTAATTTCAGAAAAGGAAAAAATCCAAAAACCAGAAGAGAATTTAAAAAACGAAAAGAAAACAATCATAAAAAAAGACATTCGCATTGATACAGATAAGTTAGATTCCCTACTCGACATCGTTGGGGAAATTGTCATCACCGAACCGATGGTGACAGACCATCAAGATATCAGTAAACTCAAGTTAGAAAATTTCCATAAAACTGCCTTACAATTAAAAAAACTAATTAGAAACCTTCAAGAGATAACATTGAGTCTTCGTATGGTTCCGATTGCGGGAATCTTTTCTCGTATGGAACGCCTCGTGAGAGACACAGCTAAAAAAACAGGGAAACAAGTAAAACTCATCATCTCTGGTGAAGATACAGAAATCGACAAATCAATCATTGAAGAAATGTATGATCCTCTTGTCCACATCATCCGCAATGCCATCGATCATGGTTTAGAAACTCCAGAAGAAAGAAAAGAAGCAGGAAAACAACCCCAAGGAACTATCCAACTTACTGCAAACCAATCGGGTAAAGAGGTATGGATTGAAGTGCGGGATGACGGGAAAGGGTTGAGTAGAGAAAGAATTTTAAATAAAGCAGTTTCCTTAGGACTAATTGTTCATTCTGATGCTGAGTCTCTTGAGGACAAAGATGTATGGGAATTTCTTTTCCATCCAGGATTTTCTACAGCAAAGGAAGTTACAGACCTCTCAGGAAGAGGAGTTGGATTAGATGTTGTGAGAAAAAATGTCACTACTTTAAAAGGATTTGTGGATGTATTTTCTGTTTTTGGCCAAGGAACAACATTTTTAATTCGTGTTCCTTTAACTCTCGCCATCATCGAAGGTCTTGTGGTTCGAAAAGAAGAAACTTATTTTATTCTGCCGTCTATCGATGTAAAAGAATCTATGTATTTATCCAATGAACCTATCAATGAATTGTATAAAAATAATCATAGTATCCAATATAGAACCAATCAAATATCAATTGTTGATATCAATTTATTATTTGGAAAAGATTCTGATTTAAATAATCAAAGAACATTAAAAGAAAAATACCTTATTGTTACCGAATCACATGAAAAACAAATGGGGATTGTATTCGATGAAATTTTAGGGAATCAATCGATTGTGATCAAACCTATATCACCTATTTTTAAAAACATCAATGGACTTGCTGGTTGCACCATATTAGGAAATGGTCATGCGGGTTTAATTCTTGACGTACGTAAATTGATCGGCCAACACCTTTCCTCGGTTACAATATGAAAAAACACACTGTAATTGTTGTCGATGACCAAAAATCTGTGAGAAGTATGATCAAACGTTGGATTGAATCCGATCCAAATTGGGAGGTGATTGGGGAAGCAGCCAATCCGTATGAAGCACGTGACTTGATTGTGGAAAAACAACCAGAGGTAATGACCTTAGATGTTCATATGCCTGGTATGGATGGAATTGTTTTTTTAAAAAAACTCCTTCCACAGTATCCAATGCCAGTCATTATGTTTAGTTCCTCAACTACAGAAGGTGCACATATTACATTTGAGGCCTTAGAAGCTGGCGCATTTGACTATGTATCCAAACCCACCGGAACTCCAGAAAGTTTAATCGAAGCAAAAGAGGATTTACTTTCAAAACTATACGAAAGTCTAAATTACAATCTTACAAAATTAAACTTAACAACAAAAAAGGAGACAAATTCACCTAACAAAAAAATTTCGAAAACTACATTCAAACGAAAATTTATATTAATTGGCTCTTCAACCGGTGGAACAACTGCGTTACGAAAACTACTGGATGAAGTAGATGAAACCTTTCCCCCTATTCTTATTGCACAACATATGCCAGAAAACTTTACCTCCTTGTTTGCTCAAAGGCTAAACTCCGATTTAAAAATCCAGGTAAAAGAAGCTAAGGATAAAGAAATACTACAAACTGGACATGTCTACATTGCACCAGGGAATTACCATCTAGGAATTCAAAAAATCGGTTCCGACTATTATACCCGTATCTTCCAAACCGATAAAAAAAATGGGCACAGGCCTTCTGTTGATGTTTTATTTGAATCCGCAACAGAACAGGATATAGGCGGAAATAGTATAGGAATTATCCTTACAGGGATGGGTAGTGATGGTGCATCTGGACTTTTGAAACTTAAGAACCAAGGTAGCCTTACCATTGGCCAAAATAAAGAAACCTGCGTTGTGTATGGAATGCCAAAAGTAGCTTACGAAATAGGAGCATTAACTTACCAAGTTCCCTTAAACGAAATGGTAGATAAAATCAAGGAAATTGCAGCATTATGATTCCGCATTGTTTAATTCTGGAAAGTAAAAACACAAAACTAATAGCAGAATTACTTAAAGAAATAGATTATACCTTTGAAAGGGTTAGCCTTTTAGAGGAAATACACAAAACATTAGAAGATGGTAAATTTCATTTTCTAATTTTACATGTAAACGATATAGAACATTTGGACGCTCGAAAAAGCCTTTCCGAATGGACCAAAAATTTTCCATATACTCTTATTATCATCATTACCGACACATCGAAATGGGAAACCACTGCTTCTTTATTAAAACAACATTCCGTTTACGACTATATACAAACACCGCTAGACTCAAGTCATCTTCAATTCACTTTAAATCGTTCCCTCCAATATTTACTTACAAAGCTTAAGTCCCAATTCATAAACGAAGCAGAAAATCATTTATATAAAAGAATGGTAGAAATCTTCGATTGGAAAAAATCTCTTTTACATAAAGAAAACGAAAATATTGCCGCAGACATCATCCACCAAATGAATATTAATTTATTCCAAGGAAGTGGGATAGGCACACTTATGAGTGTTGTTAGTATTTTAATTTCAAAAAGTAAATTGGATCAAGAGGGAAAAAATTATTCCGTTGCAAAACCAGTAATGGACCTTTTATCGGAAAACTATGAGGCTGCAAAAAGTATGTTCGATAGTATGTCCATATCACAATCAGTGATAGACGACGAAACTATTATTGACTATAAAGAATCACCTACAAAACTTCTTGACCTCATAAAACAAGAATTGGAAACTCTGAACGAAGCGCTCAATATCAAATCTCAAAAAGTAAACCTAAGCCAAATCCCTGCATCTGCTGCGGGTAAAAAAATTCGCTTTCATGAAACAAAACTTTCCTACGTAATTCGCGAAATATTTTTAAACGCAATTAAATATTCAAAAGAGAAAGATGTAATTTATTTAATCTTCTTCCATAAGGAAAATTTTTTAGAATTAAAAGTAATTAACCCTGCTTACCAAAACAACGATGGAACTAGCGGTATCCCTGAAAAATTTGAATCCTTTGTATTTGAACCTTTTTTCAGAATTTCATCTGTAGTCGATGATAGTTATGCAAAATTTGAACAATTTAGGTTTGGACTTGGGTTACCACTTGTTAAAAAGATTATGGACCAACATCAATCAAACGTTCAAATCTATAATATTGAAAATAACTTTAGAAATGAAAATACAAAAGACGTATGTTTAACAATTCGATTCCCATTACTAGAAGAGGAAAAATAAAATGGCAAGAATACTAACAGTAGACGATGCACCTGCAGTTTTAAAGATTTTAAATTTGGTGCTAACAACAGAAGGTCACGAAGTGACTTCAGCTACCAACGGAATGGAAGCACTCCAAAGGTTGGAAACATCAAGTTTCGACATTGGAATCTTCGACGTGAATATGCCGGGAATGACAGGGATTGAGTTAACGGAAAAAACTCTAAAATCAGAGAATGGCAAGTCAATGAAAATAGTCATGTTGACTACTGAATCTAGTGATGAAATGAAAAACAAAGGTAAGGCAGCTGGTGCTGTAGGATGGCTCGTAAAACCATTTGCAAATGAATCACTAATCAAATTGATTTCCCAACTAGTATCAATGTAAAATGGCTGCGATTCTTGTAGTAGATGATTCGTCTGCTGTTTTAAAGATAGTAAGGTTAGCTTTAAGTAGCCAGGGACACACTGTAATCACTTGTAACACAGGAGAGGAAGCATTGGAAAAACTAAAATCTGATGTTTCAATTCACTTAGGTATCTTCGATTTTAATATGCCTGGGCTTAGCGGAATCAACCTAATCCGAGAAACCAAAAAGATAATAAAAAATCCAAAGTTCAAATTACTTGTCCTTTCTGTAGAAGATAAACCAGAAATCATCTCAAACGCTTTATTTAATGGTGCGGATGCCTGGATGATTAAACCATTTAACAACGAACAGCTAATCAAACAAGTAACGGAGCTTTTCGGCAGCGATGCTTCCCTTTGAAATAAATGTAATATTTGCGATTACTGTCATCTCAGTGGTATTCAACACTACGATGGCATTAATCATCTATTTTCTATCCAAACATTCGAAATCTGAAGTTAAACTGGGTTATACAGCCATATTTCTGACGGTTCTAGTATTCAGAAACTTTGCTCTTTATCTGTTTGGAGAAGGTAACCAAAAAATATTTTTTTTGTTTTCTGAGAGTTGTGCTATACTTGGCTCCTACCTCTTGGTGGCTGCTGTATCTCCCATTATTACAAAAAAAATCAGCTTAGCTTATCTATATACACTTTGTATCTCAATTTACGTTCTATTTGTTTCGCTTCTCCTAACAGACATTCCTTTTTTTTGGATGGCTTTACCATCTTCCCTTTTTAATGCGACCGCCCTTTTTTTGTTTGGTGTAGTGGTATTTAAATTAAATTCATATCCACAGGCATTTCGAATATATTTTTTGGCAATTTGTTTAATCATAGCACTTCAGCGACTTACCTTCCCTTATCTTTTTGGAATAGAATGGTATAGGCCTCTTGGTTATATCATAAATACATTATTTATGTTTTTATTTGGTGTTGGCTGTATTCTGTTTAACTTCAATATACAAACTAAAAAATTAAACCTATCACTCGAAGAATTGGAGTTATTACAAAAAACAATTAAAGATGTAAATGTTCGTCTTCTCATTATGTACAACCAACTTCCTGCAATTATTTATAATATTGAGTTTTTACCAGAGCCAAGAACTTCTTACATAAGTCCGAAAATGGAAGACATTACAGGATATGGAATAAATTTTTTCTATGAAAATCCAGATTTTTTTAAAGATATCGTAATCCCAGAAGACCAACATAAAATTCCTGAATTGTATGCAGGTCATTCACCAATCATTCTTCGAATGATCCATGCGAATGGATCACTCATTTGGACAGAACATTATGTAAATGTGTCCTTTGATATACTGGGTATTGAAAAACGAATCGATGTAGTTGCACTTGATATTACAAAATCAAAAAAAACTGAAATCTCTTTATTGCAGGAGAAAAACTTAAATACTACTGTTTTTGACAATGCTGCCAACTTAATTTTACTAACAGATGCAAATGGACTGATTGAAAGTATCAATTCTGCGGCTCAAACAATTTTAGGAATGAGAAAAACCGAAGTGATCGGGAAATACATCCAGGATGTCATTCTCCTTCCTGAAGACAGAGAATACCTAAAAGATGTTTTGGATGACGTAAACGAAATTCAAAACATTGCTGAAAGTTTAATCTTACGATGTGTTACAAATTCAAATCAAATTCTTTTTTTAGAATGGAGGCTTGGCATCATACGTGATAACCGAAACGAACCATTAAAAATCATTTGGATTGGGATTGACCAAACTTCAAAACGAGCTGCTGAAATTGAACTCAAAGAATTAAACAAATCGTTGGAGGAGAAAGTTAAAGCTAGAACTAAAGAATTACAATCAAGTAACTTTGAATTAAATTCAGCACTCTATGCATTAAGAGAAGCCCAACAAAAGTTAATTCAAAATGAGAAAATGGTCTCTCTGGGACAACTCGTATCAGGCCTTGCTCATGAAATCAACAATCCCATTGGGATGATCAAGTCCTCTGTAGAAACATTAGTTTCTGAATGGGAAGAAGAAAGAATCCATGATGCAAGCATAAGAATTAACGAACTAATACAATCTATTCTTGATACTGATTCTGGTGGGCTTCGAATCTTGACAGGGTTGTCCAACAGACAAGCAAGGAAATCTTTAAGAGAAAGTTTCCAACAACACTCGGTTCCATTTGAAGAAGAACTTGCGGAACTTTTTGTCGATTCTGGAATACGAAATCTTTCTCACCCGATGATTACAAAAATCAAATCAGTTATTCGTAATAAGGAAGACTTCCAAACTCTAAGAAGACTTTTACTAGTAAAACAATCCTCCGAACATATATTGTATTCAGTGAGAAGGCTTTCAAAGATTACCTATACACTTAAAAACTTTGCAGGCTTACAATCCAACTTAGAACTCACTGATTATTTGTTAACCGATACTATCCATACTGCAATTTCCCTTTATAAGGAATATTTTTTAAGAGATATAAATTTGGTTCTTAATTTGGAGTATAGTGGAAACGTTCGATGTATCCAAGGTGACTTAGTCCAACTCTGGAGCCAAATCATCTGGAATTCCATCCAAGCAGTTGCTTCCAAAGGAACGATACAAATCCGAAGTTTCAAAAGATCAGATACTGTTTTTGTGGAGATCGAAGATTCTGGTGTGGGAATTCCACAAGACAACCACGCAAAAATATTTATGCCATTTTTCTCAACTAAAACTACAGGTGATGGTTTAGGACTTGGACTCTATCTTGTGAAAGAAATTGCAAACAGGCACAATGCAAATGTTGATTTTGAATCTACACCAGGAAGGACAATTTTTAAAGTCGGTTTTCCGCTCACTACTTAATTGTAATTTTCCCAGTAGAATCAGTATTTCCAATTAAATGAGCGTCTTCACCAAGAGTTTTTAGCTCAGACATTACAGAATCAACTTGAGATGGGTCAACCACGAGAATGTAACCAACCCCCATATTAAAGGTACCATACATATCATGGCGATCCAAAGAATGATCTTTTTCTAATTTTGAAAAAACATAACTTTCAGGTAGATTATTGACTTCAGCACCTATACCTGAAGGCAAAACTCTAGGGATATTTTCATAAAACCCACCGCCAGTGATATGAACCATCCCTTTGATAGAAAACTTTTCAATTATAGACAAGATCGTTTTTACATAAATTTTAGTCGGTTGGAACACATGATTTTTCAAAAAATCAAAATCATCTGAAGTAGATGGCAATTTTCCATCTTTTAATAATAGTCTTCGAATGAGCGAAAAACCATTGCTATGTGGGCCAGAGGAACCAAGACCGATAATGGAATCACCCGCTTTGATTGTCCGGCCATCGATCATTTTTTGTTTTTCCACAACACCAACGACAAATCCTGCTAAGTCATATTCGTCATCAGGCATAACACCTGGGTGTTCAGCAGTTTCACCGCCAACTAACGCACAATCGGCTAATTTACAACCTTTTACAATTCCGGAAACAATCGCTTCCATACGTGGTAAAAATAGTTTACCACAAGCTATATAATCTTGAAAGAACAATGGTTTTCCACCATTCACAAGAATATCATTCACACACATTGCAACTAGATCTATTCCAACTGTGTCGTGAATATCTAACAAACGAGCAATTTGTAGTTTGGTCCCAACACCATCAGTTCCAGACAATAGAATAGGTTCGTTATATGATTTCAAAAAACTAACATCATAACAGGCGGCAAAACCACCGAGCCCACCTAAAACATTTTTGTTATGAGTTGACGCTACATTGGATTTGATTCTTTTTACAAACTCTTGACCTTTTTCGGTATCAACACCTGCTTCTTTGTAAGTGACTTTGTTTGAATCAGACATGGAGTTTTCCTGTAGTAGTATTGATAAGGGAAAGAGTATGGTTTGGAGTGATGGTTTTTGCAATTCTTCCAGCTAAATGAACGTAATCAGAGTCTGAAGTATTCAAAAGTATATCTAGCTGGTTTTTGTTTTCTTGGAAATCTGGTAAATTTAAAACTCGTTTTATATGGAGTGTAGTGCCCAAATTACCATCATAAACTTTTATCTTGGGATAATTATAGAGAATTCTTTCTTTGAGGAAAACATAGTGCGTACAACCTAAGACAAAGATATCACTTTCTTTCACCACAGTTTTGATTTTGGAATCAAACAAATCCCAAGCATCTTCCCATAGATCTTTATCAATTAGTTTTGCCAAACCTTCACAAGGAACAGGAAGAATCTCTGTTCCTAATGGAAACCCAGAAACTAAGTTTTTAAATTTATCTTCTTTTAAAGTGAGTTCCGTTGCAAAAACAGATATTTTAACACCAGGATTTTCAGCCACTGCAGGCTTCAACGCAGGTTCCATACCAAAAATAGGAATTGAATGTTTTGCACGAAGAA
The window above is part of the Leptospira terpstrae serovar Hualin str. LT 11-33 = ATCC 700639 genome. Proteins encoded here:
- a CDS encoding HAMP domain-containing methyl-accepting chemotaxis protein, which codes for MKWIHDLKIRVKLLLAFMVTILLMIVVAGASFYSARQILASLHTVFEDRVVPISQIKEVSDAYLIGIVDSANKVRAKKITIEEALESIRESETKADAVWKVYLGTYLVPEEKAIIDQMEKEFPPLKAGVKQLRIILETRNEVELEKFVTVDMYPIFEPLTHHLDDLIRVQLKVAKEEYHKSEAQFKSSLVIVSGVVILAFVMVFLIAIFFSDSIAAPMKKIVEVAQTVSIGDLDVDLDTKHKKSANAKNLEGNEIQQLSQAFMELVSFIKERAEHLERIANSDLSADVTLKSERDQLGLSLRRMLINLSDVVEKLYFSSQEVDLGAQQLADASTSLSEAASEQASAVEEISATLTEISNSFLANAENAERMTEFSESTAKQAIEGNSKMKDLVSAMGEISNSFDQISKINKVINDIAFQTNILALNAAVEAARAGQHGKGFAVVAEEVRNLAQKSASAADETTLLIESSMKKVKSGNEATEKTAEVLGKISESADNVSSLTKDLALSIHEQKSAVLQITQGIDQVTTVTSTTAASAEEVAASSETLKRQVEIMRSIIMGFKLKEDGSKSTALTRVERPRIVL
- a CDS encoding chemotaxis protein CheW, with protein sequence MSQHLKSWDVDADEDTMKDLYLCFSLEDRDYAFEVRHLTEILALPAITTIPGTAAFLKGVINIRGKIIPVMDVRLRFDMPFKSYHERTCVLLVELDGLPLGLIVDTVNDVLRIPSENIDLAPKIGESKSSRFIYATGRVGDTVKILINLQRLLTEEETHLIKDIPGN
- a CDS encoding chemotaxis protein CheA codes for the protein MERDDVLEYLLEARETLENIEKDLLHFEKSTLDGSLVDRDLLDTLFRHFHTIKGSSGFFGLTAIVKIAHSAENLLDYLRKNPEDQDEDTLELLITALDYLNELVEHEESSPSGGDFFSEEQIQFLNKLNQKNEFIRVHRLNTPEEPTTTQVSVEFGLFGDDPKTAEPKEEFGLFTNTPKAADTTEFGLFNNASIPKTNEEFGLFHKLDVISEKEKIQKPEENLKNEKKTIIKKDIRIDTDKLDSLLDIVGEIVITEPMVTDHQDISKLKLENFHKTALQLKKLIRNLQEITLSLRMVPIAGIFSRMERLVRDTAKKTGKQVKLIISGEDTEIDKSIIEEMYDPLVHIIRNAIDHGLETPEERKEAGKQPQGTIQLTANQSGKEVWIEVRDDGKGLSRERILNKAVSLGLIVHSDAESLEDKDVWEFLFHPGFSTAKEVTDLSGRGVGLDVVRKNVTTLKGFVDVFSVFGQGTTFLIRVPLTLAIIEGLVVRKEETYFILPSIDVKESMYLSNEPINELYKNNHSIQYRTNQISIVDINLLFGKDSDLNNQRTLKEKYLIVTESHEKQMGIVFDEILGNQSIVIKPISPIFKNINGLAGCTILGNGHAGLILDVRKLIGQHLSSVTI
- a CDS encoding protein-glutamate methylesterase/protein-glutamine glutaminase, with the protein product MKKHTVIVVDDQKSVRSMIKRWIESDPNWEVIGEAANPYEARDLIVEKQPEVMTLDVHMPGMDGIVFLKKLLPQYPMPVIMFSSSTTEGAHITFEALEAGAFDYVSKPTGTPESLIEAKEDLLSKLYESLNYNLTKLNLTTKKETNSPNKKISKTTFKRKFILIGSSTGGTTALRKLLDEVDETFPPILIAQHMPENFTSLFAQRLNSDLKIQVKEAKDKEILQTGHVYIAPGNYHLGIQKIGSDYYTRIFQTDKKNGHRPSVDVLFESATEQDIGGNSIGIILTGMGSDGASGLLKLKNQGSLTIGQNKETCVVYGMPKVAYEIGALTYQVPLNEMVDKIKEIAAL
- a CDS encoding hybrid sensor histidine kinase/response regulator, yielding MIPHCLILESKNTKLIAELLKEIDYTFERVSLLEEIHKTLEDGKFHFLILHVNDIEHLDARKSLSEWTKNFPYTLIIIITDTSKWETTASLLKQHSVYDYIQTPLDSSHLQFTLNRSLQYLLTKLKSQFINEAENHLYKRMVEIFDWKKSLLHKENENIAADIIHQMNINLFQGSGIGTLMSVVSILISKSKLDQEGKNYSVAKPVMDLLSENYEAAKSMFDSMSISQSVIDDETIIDYKESPTKLLDLIKQELETLNEALNIKSQKVNLSQIPASAAGKKIRFHETKLSYVIREIFLNAIKYSKEKDVIYLIFFHKENFLELKVINPAYQNNDGTSGIPEKFESFVFEPFFRISSVVDDSYAKFEQFRFGLGLPLVKKIMDQHQSNVQIYNIENNFRNENTKDVCLTIRFPLLEEEK
- a CDS encoding response regulator, which codes for MARILTVDDAPAVLKILNLVLTTEGHEVTSATNGMEALQRLETSSFDIGIFDVNMPGMTGIELTEKTLKSENGKSMKIVMLTTESSDEMKNKGKAAGAVGWLVKPFANESLIKLISQLVSM